A stretch of Besnoitia besnoiti strain Bb-Ger1 chromosome V, whole genome shotgun sequence DNA encodes these proteins:
- a CDS encoding hypothetical protein (encoded by transcript BESB_060640) — protein MDRATSAFDSLPQRQACGACFEIFPLEGAEDSQSAPCAGIPPAYEPPYHAEVAPVLRPAAVTARLAVTTDATTLPAETWAARVSEQTEESTHSALPRPGSLCLSPPAKPDDDLSTPALDGLLSAPQERLKQCESPHASSRQDSPAFTPIRAEIARRSHPEGDPRQGGAERDADCPKTRDDTAPQEGVESEGRAEEVRLGSSKEREARRQVKSCLAAAHEAQETESAARGDSPDDKAERQEATPEAWQTPIDGPNGSKEDFSDVEEVAPCQLRTEDDSLVRGPASSGPSGAVEPQTPGSSASLEQSRDGVRDTSRAFAGRRSVIPAAKGKIKAPAQSAFLSQHAEPRVFSAPLVCLPSLSWERSPTCEDASEVEERDAGEGEQRETEDRGTPNEAGCGNRWRSWDAFSSPLRRTRRADESEEVEGDGRRRAMDRPAAGKNSLALLRGKLEEEAEGEKEGDAEKAYEGGMCFAGSEGATRCCSRSGSEGRGSLTDDEFGDNESTREETQPGSATDEKPSEHRGSEEGATPELPGSPATGFPPGSTEHAEAEQRDDKLDTQRLVAGAGNAGPDSAEGDAAAAKETSGEADRAECETNGTGKSDTVSPPRRSNPRRACREGSGLTPCGIEWTRRIIAAAKEQAAEIAWTADDSASLRRLVVVGLEAKPGVGLGLFLQGDLPSCSCRLWQETLTQHEARCRRKRKKRSDGEPQPARHRDSLRDTRMRETRQGAPERLSLRGRPERQAQRSWSPGRAEEAEEPARLLTDRGQRGRAPDEKRGRRRELKERRESSQATDAGGPRHSGQCGEEDRERRVKGRRRRQTEEQRQAKDTNEGGAGESEQRTATAKREARGPFGLAGDEERCVKMEHNTGVKAEPGKTCVRKSGLSYGGAASGTNPREEKRGQVKTEKEAEGDTSESEQQERPTWRTDAAEAQRAVELAPCRREDQGGLGMRDRDRNSKKSSKGEEKPPGLKKKKLQPSEPLPCGCHDDEERGGFRVLCFRGDVVLSAYNDCRWKAVSTISTFSAAETAFIYSPEENPGIEPASHLSPAFTLASLDIPFTFQLQAENYLQTDLAEEVKAIFGNHYCAQHCQGFFDINRDNIPCIVSRPGRKLSQGPFGVFYGWRGMRSFPCAQVGCSHICSRTCRCYEEEALWRTCWRKHQRLPLPESARDGSAEDLKARAHDAEIRRHKAAFIAASRNNG, from the exons ATGGATCGCGCGACTTCCGCATTCGATTCCCTTCCTCAGAGACAGGCATGTGGTGCCTGTTTCGAAATCTTCCCCTTGGAAGGAGCAGAAGATTCGCAAAGTGCTCCCTGCGCAGGGATACCGCCGGCGTATGAGCCGCCCTACCACGCCGAAGTTGCCCCCGTGCTGCGTCCTGCGGCGGTCACCGCTCGGCTCGCGGTGACGACAGACGCGACGACCCTGCCAGCAGAAACGTGGGCGGCGAGGGTCAGCGAACAGACGGAGGAATCCACGCACTCTGCGCTCCCTCGCCCCGGGAGTCTCTGCCTGTCGCCCCCTGCGAAACCGGATGACGACCTGAGCACGCCGGCGCTGGAtggtctcctctctgcgcctcaggAGCGACTGAAACAGTGCGAGAGTCCGCATGCCTCGTCGAGGCAAGACAGCCCTGCTTTTACCCCGATAAGAGCGGAAATCGCGCGGAGAAGCCATCCAGAAGGAGACCCTCGACAGGGGGGTGCAGAAAGAGATGCTGACTGCCCCAAAACACGAGACGACACAGCGCCTCAAGAGGGAGTagagagcgaaggccgcgcggaagaggtCAGGCTCGGCTCGAGCAAGGAAAGAGAGGCCAGGCGTCAAGTGAAGAGCTGtcttgcggcggcgcacgaaGCACAAGAGACCGAAtcagcagcgagaggcgacagccCCGACGACAAGGCCGAGCGACAAGAAGCGACTCCAGAGGCATGGCAAACTCCTATCGACGGGCCGAACGGTTCAAAGGAAGATTTTTCTGACGTGGAAGAGGTCGCACCTTGCCAGCTCCGCACAGAGGACGACTCTCTCGTTCGCGGGCCTGCCTCCTCAGGCCCGTCGGGCGCTGTAGAGCCCCAGACACCGGGGTCTTCCGCGTCACTGGAGCAGTCGCGCGATGGCGTCCGAGACACAAGCCGGGCCTTCGCGGGCAGAAGAAGCGTGATACCTGCGGCCAAAGGGAAGATAAAGGCCCCTGCGCAGAGTGCGTTCCTGTCGCAGCACGCTGAGCCGCGTGTCTTCAGCGCGCCTCTCGTTTGCCTTCCCTCCTTGTCGTGGGAGCGCTCCCCAACATGCGAAGACGCGTCCGAGGTAGAGGAGAGGGACGCcggagagggcgagcagcggGAAACCGAAGACAGGGGGACGCCAAACGAGGCAGGATGCGGCAACCGGTGGAGGAGCTGGGACGCCTTTTCATCCCCGttgcggcggacgcggagagcggacgaaagcgaggaggtggagggagacggaaggcgaagagcgatggaccggccggcggcgggaaAGAACTCCCTGGCTCTGCTCAGGGGCAAGctggaggaagaggcagaaggggagaaagagggagacgcggaaaAAGCTTACGAAGGAGGAATGTGCTTTGCagggagcgaaggcgccaccCGATGCTGCAGTcgaagcggaagcgagggGCGAGGGAGTCTGACAGATGATGAGTTCGGTGACAACGAATCAacacgagaggagacgcaacCGGGAAGCGCGACAGATGAGAAGCCAAGCGAGCACCGAGGCTCGGAGGAAGGGGCGACCCCAGAGCTACCCGGTTCACCGGCGACTGGATTTCCTCCGGGCAGCACAGAACACGCTGAGgccgagcagcgcgacgacAAGCTTGACACACAGAGATTAGTGGCAGGCGCGGGGAACGCAGGCCCCGATtcggcggagggagacgccgcggcagcaaAGGAGAcaagcggcgaggcggatcGCGCGGAGTGCGAGACCAACGGGACAGGAAAAAGCGACACTGTATCCCCGCCGCGACGATCGAATCCTCGTCGAGCCTGTCGAGAAGGATCCGGTTTGACGCCCTGTGGGATCGAGTGGACTCGGCGTATCATCGCCGCTGCCAAAGAGCAGGCCGCA GAGATCGCCTGGACGGCGGACGACTCAgcctcgctgcgtcggctCGTTGTGGTTGGGCTCGAAGCGAAGCCCGGAGTGGGTCTAGGTCTCTTTCTGCAGGGCGACTTGCCGAGCTGCTCCTGCCGGCTGTGGCAGGAGACGCTGACGCAGCACGaagcgcgctgcaggcgcaaacgaaagaaaagaagTGACGGCGAACCGCAGCCTGCCAGGCATCGTGACTCGCTCCGCGACACGCGGatgcgagagacgcggcaaGGGGCTCCTGAACGGCTCTCTCTCAGGGGTCGCCCAgagcgccaggcgcagcgAAGCTGGAGTCCAGGTCGagccgaagaggcggaggagcctgcgcgtctgctcACAGACAGAGGACAGCGCGGAAGGGCTCcagacgagaagagaggaaggcgccgagaATTGAAAGAGCGCAGAGAGTCTTCGCAGGCGACGGATGCGGGCGGGCCGCGTCACAGCGGGCAGTGCGGGGAGGAAGATCGCGAAAGGCGCGTCAAaggacgacggaggcggcagacagaagagcagagacaggcgaaggATACAAacgaggggggggcgggggagagCGAACAGAGgaccgcgacggcgaaaagAGAGGCAAGGGGCCCTTTTGGGCTtgcgggagacgaagagagatgTGTCAAGATGGAGCACAACACCGGCGTAAAAGCAGAACCTGGGAAGACATGCGTTAGGAAGTCTGGCCTGTCATACGGGGGCGCAGCATCTGGCACGAACcccagagaggagaagagaggacaGGTGAAGACGGAAAAagaggccgagggcgacACAAGCGAAAGCGAGCAGCAGGAGCGTCCAACCTGGCGAACCGATGCTGCGGAGGCACAGAGGGCCGTCGAACTCGCGCCTTGCCGCAGGGAGGATCAGGGAGGACTCGGAATGCGCGACCGAGACCGCAACTCCAAGAAAAGTTCAAAAGGCGAGGAAAAACCGCCGGGattgaagaagaaaaaactgCAGCCCAGCGAGCCTTTGCCGTGTGGATGCCATGACGACGAAGAACGAGGAGGGTTCCGCGTTCTCTGCTTCCGTGGCGACGTCGTCCTCTCGGCGTACAACGATTGCCGCTGGAAGGCCGTTTCCACAATCTCAACGTTCTCCGCGGCCGAGACGGCGTTCATCTACTCTCCTGAGGAAAACCCTG GCATTGAACCCGCGAGCCACCTGAGTCCCGCCTTCACTCTGGCCTCCCTTGACATTCCGTTCACCTTTCAGCTCCAGGCGGAGAATTACCTCCAGACCGATCTGGCCGAGGAGGTGAAGGCCATCTTCGGCAACCACTACTGCGCGCAGCACTGCCAAGGCTTTTTTGATATCAATCGTGACAATATTCCCTGCATTGTG AGTCGGCCGGGAAGAAAGCTCTCTCAAGGCCCCTTTGGCGTCTTCTACGGGTGGAGGGGCATGCGCAGCTTCCCTTGCGCGCAAGTCGGCTGCTCACATATCTGTTCGCGGACGTGTCGCTGttacgaagaagaggctctCTGGCGAACGTGCTGGCGGAAGCAtcagcgcctgcctctccctgagtctgcgcgagacggcagcgcagaagaTCTAAAAGCAAGAGCGCACGACGCAGAAATCAGGCGGCACAAGGCGGCGTTCATCGCCGCCAGCAGGAACAACGGTTAA
- a CDS encoding hypothetical protein (encoded by transcript BESB_060650), translating into MAQHHPIGNLSSSGIPEAMATHRPSSASLPPSHHTGYVSPGPATHYGLPRPSSALQRPTGDRHAPPSPGYAGVGGGNAYPAAAAAAYSPAPSFSSPSPAATGSRANAVSGGCAGDSAGPPGATYMHAGNYAPSSGGAAVASHPPASSVPYAHTRGMPQQAAFASSYPASAASNGGGASSSTAHFAQRGVGRAPVALGSSSSSPNFASEDMAQQCSPHLLHAGSHGSAQQQRPAGAVSPAPVSQMASAAAAQYAGRSSMQPPTPPFHSRSPAAPQHPGGAPQGGGSYGASAGSFFPGSPLAPRSPYAPDTPSAQPPGHANAAAFNVASAASSAYAQRASASSSDVGGHPSRFYAAPSASRPLGTPVPGQSGASALPSCGAGAPPAVASEQQMASTASAQCRRSSSPAYSSSLYQPASCPPQSFSLSQTPAPGAGFGGVSEIYASHSSRSLVSDGSQNRSPSGPGVSAAAEGGGAALPISQSASFSSMQRRASTSVSESAPLHRTGGAPMQGGDFSPQFPGALRPGAGSKVPTASPQSSYPQSFGHAGPQGPPASAFQGGQQGPRLQQDLRGVPMPGGSGRGCGGDLRAEELIGRQGTAHSPGLEASPAPGSSSFPGYVSPAGSSVRHQSSFASRAPTPPPNARAVSPLKAANADVHQAPSVSLSGASPEAPGVAAPGESAHSALLGSGGCGEAGAVRRGQTGSALAEAYSASSASVQGPRSTPPGGAPSPGAGESSLQAPREPPHPSSVGHLASAFSSKPGTSVPSKPATALPSGSKTLPVSLCARGGEGEVAGGGGGVATLSVAGATGGTGRQLLKTLNFSKTLFVTESFTDKKLNVASNTLRKNYENFVLIKSKNAIVIPGPKKTKDQPRGTIVAYNSGYIVAAATREQFVGMNLPSASAEAGGGSGGKKAGAVPASAQASATTQPGTEAGGTFSAAAAAQTSAPIYADWIRKKFRSHDAEPLCRNNGFTRPLTVVTRADIEPPHEVFLEELRDFLVLHFPHWLTAYDPEVAPCLIVCKANPNPQASSPAKPTASVRQNTSGASQTDAEGDGGAVNSLQAKPEELVRNASGGGTARADAASSARAPRSCSSGGILGTSSAPPFSCRSKRPFSVVSGASGDPTQFSLEMDNVSLAWGVDTSQLFFPHLPSHVHLWPPEEKIAQWRRRDGEARAENCSFLQCKFVIGARHVIAHGLKSQQDVYAAMMEFWPILRYFTAPSHLRFRSVGASARAADMPWGDNSGGLTPSKSETSGVHRRFGEDEAWPRAEVVSIAAETPPKSDILGESRKRARGGAGAPKAPLAAPARPAVSLPSCPVGRGGLAKERALEEFRSSPAAQGDPRAGRAEAPWPATAGSSDGFSSRTVEATLRREGAAEGAEWTAEGRPAAQAAL; encoded by the exons ATGGCCCAGCATCACCCCATTGGAAACCTGTCGTCTTCAGGGATCCCGGAAGCCATGGCCACGCATCGGCCCTCATCCGCCAGTCTGCCTCCGTCCCACCACACTGGGTACGTGTCTCCTGGTCCTGCGACGCACTATGGCCTTCCACGACCGTCTTCAGCTCTCCAGCGGCCGACAGGCGACCGGCACGCCCCTCCCAGCCCAGGGTACGCGGGCGTCGGAGGCGGCAACGCCtaccctgccgccgccgccgccgcttaTTCTCCGGCaccctctttctcttcgccctcgcctgcggcaacCGGCAGCCGAGCAAATGCTGTCTCAGGTGGCTGCGCGGGTGACTCTGCGGGGCCGCCGGGTGCGACCTACATGCATGCAGGAAACTACGCTCCTTCGTCTGggggcgccgcagtcgcttcCCACCcgcccgcgtcttctgtgccctacgcgcacacgcgcggcaTGCCCCAGCAGGCTGCGTTCGCTTCTTCGTatcccgcctccgccgcgtcgaaCGGTGGAGGGGCGTCTTCATCGACGGCCCACtttgcgcagcgcggcgtaGGACGCGCTCCTGTCGCTCTCGGcagctcgtcctcctctccgaACTTCGCGAGCGAAGACATGGCTCAGCAATGCTCGCCTCACCTTCTTCACGCTGGCAGCCACGGGAgcgcacagcagcagcggccagcgggcgccgtctcccctgcgcctgtctcccagatggcctccgctgcagcagctcagTATGCCGGTCGCAGCTCCATGCAGCCGCCTACGCCACCTTTCCATtcccgctcgccggcggccccgCAGCACCCCGGCGGAGCGCCACAGGGTGGAGGCAGCTACGGGGCTAGCGCGGGGTCGTTTTTTCCAGGCTcacctctcgcgcctcgctctccgtaCGCGCCAGACACTCCCTCAGCCCAACCACCGGGCCACGCGAATGCAGCTGCATTCAATGTGGCGAGCGCAGCATCGTCGGCGTACGCACAGCGGGCGAGCGCTTCGTCCTCCGACGTAGGAGGCCATCCATCACGATTCTATGCCGccccctccgcgtcgcggcctctgggAACTCCTGTACCCGGTCAGTCAGGGGCCTCCGCCCTCCCTTCCTGtggggcgggggcgccgcccgcggtcgCTTCGGAGCAGCAGATGGCCTCGACGGCGTCGGCGCAATGCAGACGAAGTTCATCGCCTGCGTATTCGTCTTCTCTGTACCAACCTGCGTCGTGCCCTCCTCAGTCTTTCTCCCTTTCTCAGACCCCCGCTCCTGGGGCGGGGTTTGGAGGTGTCTCTGAAATCTACGCCTCgcacagcagccgcagcctcgtgTCAGATGGGTCGCAGAACAGAAGTCCGAGTGGCCctggcgtctctgctgcggcggagggagggggcgCTGCGCTTCCCATCTCGCAATCCGCATCGTTCTCCtcgatgcagcggcgcgcttcTACATCTGTCTCAGAAAGTGCCCCTCTTCACCGCACGGGTGGGGCCCCGATGCAGGGAGGGGACTTCTCTCCGCAGTTCCCGGGGGCACTTCGGCCGGGCGCGGGGTCGAAAGTACCCACTGCCTCCCCGCAGTCGTCTTACCCTCAGTCGTTTGGGCACGCGGGCCCGCAGGGGCCACCTGCGTCTGCATTTCAGGGAGGGCAGCAGGGGCCTCGGCTTCAGCAGGACTTGAGGGGCGTCCCGATGCcgggaggaagcggcagagGGTGTGGAGGGGACTTGCGGGCCGAAGAGTTGATCGGAAGACAGGGAACTGCGCACAGCCCAGGCCTGGAGGCGAGTCCTGCGCCAGGCTCTTCGTCTTTTCCAGGTTATGTCAGCCCTGCTGGCAGTTCGGTACGCCATCAGTCTTCCTTTGCCTCGCGGGCACCAACTCCCCCGCCGAATGCCCGCGCTGTGTCTCCTTTGAAGGCTGCTAACGCTGACGTGCATCAGGCGCCTTCAGTGTCTCTGTCAGGCGCCTCTCCAGAGGCACCGGGGgtcgctgcgcctggcgAGAGCGCCCACTCCGCTTTGCTGGGCAGCGGCGGGTGTGGTGAGGCTGGGGCAGTCCGGAGAGGCCAGACAGGGTCGGCGTTAGCGGAAGCGTATTCTGCCTCGTCGGCATCTGTGCAGGGCCCTCGGTCGACGCCTCCTGGAggggcgccctcgccgggAGCCGGAGAGTCTTCTCTCCAGGCGCCCCGCGAGCCGCCTCACCCCTCCTCAGTCGGGCACCTCGCTTCTGCTTTCTCCTCGAAACCTGGTACAAGCGTGCCTTCAAAACCGGCTACAGCTTTGCCTTCTGGCTCGAAAACTCTGCCGGTGTCTTTGTGTGCGcgcgggggagagggagaggtcgctgggggcggcgggggcgtcGCCACCCTGTCTGTCGCAGGTGCGACCGGAGGAACCGgcaggcagctgctgaagaCTCTCAACTTCTCCAAGACGCTGTTTGTGACTGAGTCCTTCACTGACAAGAAGCTGAATGTGGCGAGCAACACACTGCGGAAGAACTACGAAAATTTCGTCCTCATCAAAAGCAAAAACGCGATCGTTATCCCAG GCCCCAAGAAAACGAAGGACCAGCCCAGAGGCACAATTGTGGCTTACAACAGCGGATATATCGTCGCTGCGGCCACGCGTGAGCAGTTCGTGGGGATGAATTTGCCTTCCGCCTCAGCTGAAGCAGGAGGCGGGTCTGGAGGCAAGAAGGCCGGCGCGGTgcccgcgtcggcgcaggcgagcgcgaccaCACAGCCGGGCACGGAGGCAGGCGGTACTttttccgcagccgcggcggcgcagacgagcgcgccGATTTATGCAGACTGGATTCGGAAGAAGTTTCGGTCGCATGACGCTGAGCCTCTGTGCCGCAACAATGGCTTCACACGCCCTTTGACCGTGGTGACGCGTGCAGACATAGAGCCGCCTCATGAGGTTTTCCTGGAAGAACTGCGCGACTTCCTCGTCCTGCACTTCCCTCATTGGCTAACCGCGTATGATCCGGAAGTCGCGCCTTGCCTCATCGTCTGCAAGGCGAATCCGAACCCTCAGGCTTCATCGCCCGCAAAGCCGACAGCATCCGTGAGGCAAAACACCTCCGGGGCGTCTCAgaccgacgcggagggcgacggaggcgcggtAAACAGCTTGCAGGCGAAACCAGAAGAATTGGTCAGAAACGCATCTGGCGGAGGGACtgcacgcgcagacgctgcctcctcagcgcgtgcgcctcgttcttgcagcagcggcggtaTTCTCGGCacgtcttcggcgccgccctttTCCTGCCGGAGCAAGCGCCCCTTCTCAGTCGTGTCGGGCGCGTCAGGGGATCCTACGCAGTTCAGCTTGGAAATGGATAACGTCTCGCTGGCGTGGGGAGTCGACACTTCTCAGCTGTTTTTTCCTCATCTTCCGTCCCACGTGCATTTGTGGCCGCCCGAGGAGAAAATCGCgcagtggaggcggcgggacgGAGAGGCTCGTGCGGAGAATTGCAGCTTTCTGCAGTGCAAGTTTGTCATTGGGGCTCGACACGTTATCGCCCATGGACTCAAAAGCCAGCAAGACGTGTACGCGGCAATGATGGAGTTCTGGCCGATTCTCAGGTATTTCACTGCGCCTTCGCATTTGCGCTTCCggagcgtcggcgcctctgccAGGGCTGCTGACATGCCTTGGGGAGACAACAGTGGAGGCCTGACTCCCTCCAAGAGCGAGACTTCGGGTGTCCACCGAAGGttcggcgaagacgaagcgtGGCCGAGGGCGGAGGTCGTGTCGatcgctgcagagacgccccCAAAATCCGATATTCTGGGCGAGTCACgaaagcgcgcgcgcggcggagccggggcgccgaaggcgccactggctgcgcctgcgcggcctgcagtgTCGCTTCCTTCGTGCCCCGTtggacgcggcggccttgCCAAAGAGAGAGCGCTGGAGGAGTTCCGGAGCTCGCCAGCAGCCCAGGGTGACCCCAGAGCCGGCCGGGCTGAGGCGCCGTGGCCTGCCACTGCCGGCTCCAGTGACGGCTTTTCTTCGCGGACAGTGGAGGCGACGCTTCGCAGGGAGGGggccgccgaaggcgcggaaTGGACAGCCGAGGGCCGACCTGCGGCGCAAGCTGCGTTGTGA